A segment of the Scophthalmus maximus strain ysfricsl-2021 chromosome 11, ASM2237912v1, whole genome shotgun sequence genome:
TCGACTGTTTAACCACTTTTCTCACCtatcctgaacacacacacactcatacacacaccaaagtgcatatgaatatatatatattcacaaatCAGTGcagttttaactttttttccccacctacGCAGATCCAcgtgtgtatacacacaaacacagacacacacacacacttgcagccagaagagggaaagaaaaaaaactagcaATATCAGTGATGTGATTCCTTCCTGAGGATGCCAGGGCAGAGCTGAAGTGTGGCACAAGGCTTTGATGTGAATCCAGAGCATGGGCATGTAACAAACGCAGATACCAAATTACACCCTGGCTTGCTTTGATCTCTGAAACCCCCCGCGCCTGCTTCTACAAATGAAATAAGATTGTGTGTAAGTATAATTGAATGTGTATCAGTGTGGATGTGAGTGGTTTATTTAGATGTGCGTGTGGGTTGTGTACATCTGTGCCTGCATGATCAGCCATATCCCAAGTACATAAAGATCCGTATGCATGCGTTTGTATCTCTGTGCACTAGTGCAAATGTGCAATTATACatgcagtgtgcgtgtgtgtgtctgtgttgcagagTTGTTCATGCATGCTTGTGTATTGGAGGGCAGCGTTACCGCATCAGACCGCGGGGAACTGAACCCTGGCCGAGGCTTGTAGGCGCCTGGTAAAAACATGTTCCTGGAGACCTTCTGCTGAGTTTGTCTTGTCGTCACGTCGTCCACAGTGGACTCCCCGCTCTTCCCTCCACAGCGGACGGCGATCGTGTTGCGTCTTGGATTTCCATCTGAACCACCCTCTAATCTCATGACAGTCGAGCGTGAACGTAACCACTTCTCAGGCCTGTAAAGTCAGCCCCACCCCCCCTCGCAGGAGTTAGCACAGCATATGTTTATGTCCCTCATCATCCTAATGTGTCTGAGGTTTTGGAGTTGTACACTGGGTGGCAGATGATACACTCATCATATTATGATGGCGATATTATGTTGTAATTATGAACCTGCTGAGGTTTCAGTCGTGTCCTGAGGAGACAAGCACCTTCTTGTTTTTCCCACTGATCCTGGATGGGATGATGAGGGATTTGTGCCTTGAGATGAGCAACGAGATATCTTCAGAACTACCGCCTTCAATGTCATCATGCACTCTGAAGACGTCTCCCATCTGTTGTCACAAAGCACGGACGTTGATAAACAAGAGCAGAGCACATTGTTTGTGAAAAACTTTTAAGATgcaaaaatagtaaaaaaaataaatatatattactCAGTATACACAATCATTACAAGCCAAATTATTTCAcagaaaatattagaaaatgtcatcagtatgaaatcacatttaaatattacataacaTTGTTGGCACTGTTGTGTACAATGCAGCTCTTTATGTGAGCAATgagtcaaactaaaaaaaaaactgcattacAGTAGACAGGGCGcgaaacaaagtaaaacagaggTAACGTTTGTAATTGAGTCAGAAAAAACACGTGACCATGTAATCACAACATCCTCGGAGCTCTTGTTAGGTCCTTACATGTTATTCCTCCTCTCTTACCCGACTTTCGCTCTCAAACAAAGGCAAAAACAGCcaaaagcagagaagaagaaaaaaaatccttgggTTCTAAATTAAAAGCTAAAATAGTCACTGTCATCAAATTGGGGATTAAGctaaactcaaaaacaaaaccaaaccacgGGAACCGACATCCATACTATGCACGACACGAGAGTTAATCTGTGGGGGTTAAACAGAAAGATGATGTTGTATGTTGTCAACATCTCTCCCTTGGGTTGTGTGTAGCTTGTAAACACAAGGGGTAGTAAAGGAGGTTGGCATTGTCTCGTTgatgccatttattttttttttcctatggaAAAACAATGTGTATACAACAATTTGTCTCACAGCATCCCCTTGTTAAATTTTAAACGAGTCATCCAGTGCTTGTAAATACCAGAGCAGTACACCCCCTGGACAACGGGGGTGAGGAAGAGCACTGCGGGAGGTTTGAATGCACTTCACGGCCGTGTGGCGGCACTTAGTGGTGAACGTGTGCTACTGACAGACCCCTCGCAACCGGTCTGCAGCACTGAGGGTCGCATGAGTCCGTCCACGCGTCCGGGCGAGAGGCATCCGTGGCATTCGTGTGACACTTGGGGTCTTTCGAAAACAAATGTGGCACATCGCCGCAAATACTGATCGTGATCCCGCTGCTGTTCGGCGACACACAGCCATTATGGAGCCTGTTtacaaacacatgtaaacactTAGGGCCTGCCAAAATGGCCGGGTGATGTAATGGAAACTATGTATGCCCTGGGATCTGTTGTCTCACCAGGAATAGAGGGCAAAAGTATAAAGCAGCGTTTGCAGCACAATGTCAGCGTATGTTTCCACCCAGGCATAGTGCTGGAAACAAAAACTGTGGTGTTATTTTACCACTGAGGCAACTTGTGTCCCACCATGTTTGGCTGTGGCTGCATCACGTTGTCATctcatttttgttgttaaaaacgTTCCAAGGCCTAATGAGACGCAGTATCACATCCAGGCACTTCACTTCATGCAGTATTTCAGATACTTCATGCAGAGCTTATTTGGTCCATCACAGAAGCTGCCTACAATATGACGCACGTCCTTGATTTCCACACGGTCACACAGTCGTATCCGTTCAGTCCGAGGTCATTCAGCTCATCAAACACGCCGCTGTCAATCATCTCCTTCTGCCACTGGATGGCGACTGCCCCTGTGCCGAACTCCATGTAGAACTTCTCGTCGTTGTCGTTGAGCTCGATGCCCTGGACCTCGGAGGTTTCCGCGAACTTGTCCATGTCCTTGGTGTAGACCACATTGGACTTTGGCACCCAGGGGGGGTCCACAAGCCCCGCCTCCAGGCGATGGAAATTGATACTCTTGAAAAACACATGGTTTCTTGGGTCACTACCACTattagaaaaacaataacatgaaCGTATGAATTCAGTAGCCCTGTATGCTGACAGGAATTGTGAATAGTGCTTCAATGGCAGAGGTCAACCTGGAAGATCATTTCTATTCTATACCGTCTGAATTTTGTTGTCTTGATCGACATTTCTGGTTTAAAAACCCCTGAAAATGAAGCAACATATATTCAGATTGTTACAGTTTAATGACATTTAAAGGCCTGAAGTAGTGAACTTGCCagaaatttcacaaaaaaacccaataaattaagaaaaggtcaaaataaaacatttttgcgTTGCAGAACCACAGTGAGTTGTGTCATATTTCCTGTTCTTTAAATAATTTGATGATGCAGACGACGTGTCCTAACGTCCAGGTCAGTAACCACTCAAGTGTCCTAGCTTCTTTTTCTACATGTATCATAATGACAATAAGAGTATGTTTTCACAGGTGCAAAGGAAGTTACAGTGTATTTATTATCATTGATGGAAGATTTGAAGAAGCACAGGAGACTTATCGTTGAGAACGGTTCTTACTTACCGACACCCAAGGCGATGCTCCACCTTCCTCTTGAGAAAGAGGCTGATGATATCTTTGGTGGCAGGATCAAAGCGCTTGTGTTCGAACTTGCACTCGTCTTCCAGAGTGCGACGAGTCACCTCCTCATTCTGCACCTTCTCCCTGAAGTCTTTGAATGGCAAACGGGCGGCCACCATCTCATAGATGCTGCAGCCCAGAGACCACCAGTCCACCGACATGCGGTAAGACTCCTGCTTCAGAATCTCAGGAGCCATGTAGCCGGTCGTTCCAGCCTGGCgacacacagaggggagaaggagggggtaCACCCCCTAATATATTATTTGTGCTCTGCTTGAGATTAttaaggagggaggaggggggtcagAAAAGGGgcatatttatgtattttctctttttgctgtAGTGAGTTGGGGAGTCAGCATGGGGAggtctttttcttcaaataaaaaaatacagatacacCATCTTAAATGATTTATTCTGTGTCTCTTGTAGTTATTTAATGGGGAATCAGGCTGTGGATAGACTCTTGTAATATTTTGAGATGATATTGCATAACGGTTCTCGGTTTTATGAAGTGAAAAAGAaggttcacttcctgtcctcccATTATATCTTTAGACATCAAAGAACTAATTCCAATAAATTAAGGAAATAAGGAAGAAAATTATTCTTTGGTTGAAGCGGTCACAACCAGTAGACATGATGAAGGGTCTCAGGCAGACATCGCTTTATTTTGAAGGGTCACCAGCCAgaaaggttgggaaccacttTAAACTGTAGCATAGTATAGATACAGAAAAACTAAGATTCAACACGAAGTTTCACACATCTGTAAATACTGCATCAACtcgtatgtttatttttttgtttttgcagtgaaATCTCTGTGATGAACTCTCTTCTTGGAAGAGGACAACTCATCATGTCACTTATCTCGACCACCCTCCACGTGATGGAAATCAAAATTGAACAATTAAAACACGGAGACACAAGAATGCGAAATGAGCAACGGCGCGTTAACAATAACATTTTAGTTGCAGCAAGCGATGCAGCTATAACCCTCTAACCTATCAGGCCGGTCAGCTGACCAATTAGACGTCATTGTTCAGTCTATGTCTCATCTGCTGCGAATCTCCTCACTCATCTCCCCGGATAGTCTAGAATATCTGGTATCGGTAAAGCAAAGTTCAAGCAGCCAAAGCCAAGAGGTTCTGGTCAGTCGTTCAACCATTGATCTGCCTGTGCAGCCTCCAGCTTGGGATGAGGCCAGGCACCTTTTAATAAGATTAATTTGGGTCACACAGGGTTATTCTCTCTTGTTGTCTGTCGGAGCACAGCTAAGAGAGCCATCATATCTATTCCTGGTAAGCTACTTAGAGTGGTGGGctgtaaaaaatatactgtatagtgGCAACAAAGCGAGagcaaatgttgtttgtttcaataCTTGAGTATGTTAcccataaccctaaccctaactggAAAAACCAAAAATTCTATTTAAGAAAAGTAGGTTTAGTAGGTCAACGTAGGGACAGGTCACCACACTAACCTTCTGGCAGATCATTTTGCCTTTGGGCAGCTCCACGGCCAATCCGAGGTCCGACAGCCGACACTGTCCTCTGCCGTCCAGCAGCACGTTCTCGGGCTTCATGTCCCGGTACACGATGTCCATGGAGTGCAGTTGGAGGATCCCGGTGGTTATCTGGGCCACGTAATAAATGACGCGCTCCATGCGGATGCCCCGCTCCCCGACCTCGTAGATGTGAAACCTGAGGTCTCCTCCATTCATGAGGTTCATGACCAGGCACAGGTGGGTCCTGCTGGCGTAAGCGTAGGCCAGGTTCACGATGAAGTGGCTGTTGACCTTCTCCAGAAGCTGCTTCTCCAGGAGGGCCAGCTTCTCGccacttttcttcttcagacGCTTCTTGTCCAGCTTCTTGCAGGCGTACATTTGGCCCGTGAGTTTTACCTGCACCGCACACACCTGCCAGACAGAGCCACATtacttttaatcttttatttcttgGTTGTTCCTCTGTGAGGCAGTCGTTACCACGTCCTTCTGGATCGAGTGTAACATGACCAGTCATGATGACAATTACATGTTAGCTTCTCAAACGTCATACAGCAGTAGCACAAGACAGTGAACTGACTCACTTAATTCCttttaaacagaaatattaaaactatttttttgcTAATATCAGCTAACATCAGCCTTCATCAGCTACAGGACTAAATGAGGCTCTAGCAGCAAAACTCCTGGGAGTATTGAATTGATCACAGATCCCTTTTTGCTATGACCCGTTGTGCCATTGTCCTACTGTTTCGCcactattgtttttttaaagtttccttttaatttgTCTCTGGTCTATACAGttacatatttttattcaaacgCCCGGACGTGTGGTACCTACCTCACCAAAGCCACCTTTTCCCAAAGACCTAAACTCATAAAAGTTTTGGTCACTGATCTTCTGCTTTTCGTACTCCTTCCACTGTAAGAACTTATAATAGAAGGGGCTGTTCAGGTACTCGGAGAAAGGTTTTCCTTTCAGGAACTCCCTTGTGGCGACTTTTATCTGGTCCAACATCACTCCATCAAAGTTCTTGTTCGATAAAGCCTTGCATATCTTTGCATTCTCTCCTGTCAGGTAGGAGAGAAAACGTCTGGACTCGGGTTGGCAGAACTTGGTGAGGATGGTCCATTTGGCCTTCTCTTTGGTTTGATCTTCAGCAAAGGTCCAGTCACTCAGTTCTTCCAGGAACTCTGCTGCGACCACATACTGTGGGTTAGAAGACTGGAGAAACTGCTGGAACAACTTCCTTCCAATAGGCTGTTGCTCACACAGCGACTCGTACTGATTGTCTGCAGCTGCCCGGAGAGCAGAGGACTTTGGTCTGGGCAGTGTCAAGCTGAGCCTTTGCTGTCTCAGCTCGCTGCGATCGATGTGCTGAGCCTTCAGGTAGGCCGTGTTGGCCACCAGGTTGTTCAGCCCCACCAGGTCATCCATGCTGGATGTACTGTGCAGCATACCGACAGGCAGCTGGTGAACTAACACACTAGACTTCACATATCTATAGGTTCAATGCACAACTGAGCACCCGCATCCAGATCATCTTGCGCCTCTTGAGCCACGCCTCTTTGAGCATTAAATGTACCACCGCACTGGGATTTGTTGGGAGATAAGTATCTTTGCCCTCTCATTTGTAGACGGCATTAAGAGAAAGCAACCTGTGGGGTTTGTACTTAAGAGGCTTTCGCCTGGTCTATTTTTAGGAGATGCAAATTACTACCAGTCTACTGGCTGCTTAGCACAATTCATGATATAACCAACAGCTACAGAACAGCTACTAAGTGaaccatttgtcattttttaccAACTTCAATATCACTgctttatttaaagaaaactttttaaatgtgcccTGTGCAAGAAAAGTATAGAATATGCTAAAAGAGCAAAGGATTCACTGAAGAAAATATGCCAGACAAGGCCGAGGATAGGACACATTAGGGAGAAGAGCTCACCAACCTGATGGCCTGAGAAAAGAAGCTTTTCCTCAATTCCTCCTGACTTCAAAAGTCCAATCTCTATATCCGCTGAGCTGACTCAGTGCTCGGTCGGAACCCCTCTGCAAAGGCTGCATCCTAAAACCTCTCACAAATATACAATTTAGCAGGGAAAAGATGCACTGTGAGGCTACCATGGCTGGGTTGATTCAGACCTTTGGTTCAAATCGCAATGAAAGGAACAGTGTGCATCGGTGATTGCAAAAGATAACTAGATGATCAATGGGTGGTTATGGGGTAAAAGTACAGATATAGTTACTGGTTGTAATGCTGTGGCTAATCTGTagatctaattttttttctctctatccaCATAACCCTTTATTTATagtacaaaaatatttcaacctttgttgtttcatttaaagTTAAAGAATACGTGAACAACAAATTTTGTcaacacaagcaaaaaaaaaatctgtttaaaatcaGAATTTTGGTGATGGAAGAATAAGTAAAAATTTGTCTTGGTGAGAATTTTATGTCAGATTTCTGTACTTTGAAAGTTTTCAACCTGTGGTGATGCAGACAAATTTCTGTcagctgcaaaaagaaaagaaaagtatttcCCTTATTGGCAGTCCAATGTGCACTTTGTTCTGCATATAGTAGCTTCATGATTGCATTTGTTATAAATAGGAgtgtttaaatgaaacatgtaaaataaaaaaataatttgtttacaGCTATTCacaattctttatttttaaaaagacagtcACATCAGATGTGCCCAACACCACCACAGACATTAATATAGTGTGACACAGCAAACAAGTGTCACCTGTCTCCTCATGACTCTTTAGGCCTCCAGCCACATTAACAGGCGAGTCTGTGCTGCTTTAAATTTTGTCCATCGTCCTCCTTCGAAACCGGGGCGACAGGAACATGCGATCATAAGTGGGAGGACAGTTGTCGATGTCAGTGGCTCTGCGCAGGACGCTGCAGTGATCCTTGTCAAGTCTGTCACCGTGTTTGGGTGCATACAGGTGTCGTCTGAGAGTCAGACCGCCATGGACGTGGAGCTTATTTACCAATTCTCTGAACCACCCAGTCCTGCTGGCACAGGGGACAGCGATTGTTCTGCTTCACCCAAAGGGACATGCAGCAGTTATGGAAGGAGTGGTTGCACTCTCCCCACACAACTGAAAGATAAGAGGGGAAACAAGGCATCGGGACATTAAAGGTCATTTTCTTAAAACCgtgcatttaaaacacattcaaccCAAATGTGTTGTTACATATAATTTGTATTACACATAGttattctgcattttctttGGTAAAACGTTATGTAGATAATGAactgtacatttaaatacataagAAATCTATgagaaggtttttttaaaaatatatatttttccaacaTTCACCTTATTTAACGAAACACATTTCTTCTGATATGTTTGCAGTGGTGAAAGAAGTACTGAGAGCTAAAGGTAGAAATAACACGGCGTACTCTTTAACAACTAAAAGTCCACCATTCAATATTCTGCTCAAGTTGAAGCCAATAAATATTAGCATCAAGGTGGAATGAGCAATTTTAATATAACATACATTATAATACTGGATTCCAGACACTGATGCATGAACATGTACATCGCTTCAATGTAGCGGCTGGTGAGGTTATTAACTGTAATGACTTTATACAAACTGCTGAGAAGCTTGGGAACGTCCTACCTGGGGATCAATAGAGGCATCTCTTAATCTAgccctttgagatcttttgatgaaaagggcactataaataaaatgtatttttttatgtctttatcTTAAcctataaaaaatacattatcatttatttgtCGATTATATGTGTTGGGAGTTAAAAGCACAATTTTTCTCACTGAATTGCAGTTGAACAGAAATAGTACGCAGCTGATGACAGGTACTCtggtacaagtacaagtacccTGCATTAAGTGCAGTGAATGTACCTAGTTACTTTGCAAGCTAGTCAGTGTTTGATGAAGATGACAACACAGTGACACTTGTCGTCTGGTCCAACCTCGCGGCCACGttgttctgcagtgtgaaatAGATCAACTGGTTTGAAACTAAATAaggcttctgcttcttcttctccttcttcttctccaggtgACTCTCACTGACAGCTCCGTCAGACCAGCTCGTGTGTTAGCCGGGGCTGTGTTGCAGTGCTGGGTGGGATCTTACCGACACAATCCTCCTGCTTGTTTTCCGCCTGGCACCGGAGACACGCGTCTGCAGATCAAGAAACACGCGTGTCAGTAGTCAGTGTGCTGGGACCTCAAGTTATtcgtggggtgtgtgtgtgtgtgtgtgtgtgtgtgtgtatatgcagcTCTAGCCGCATTAGCCAGCATTcgagctaagctaagctaagctatgctaagctaagctagccgTCCAACCGCCGACACTCACCCATCACCTGCACCCGGCAGATGGCACAGGTGTCGCACTCCACGTCCCAGCTCCACATCGCCACAGCGTTCCACTTCTTCAGGGAGAACATCTTGTCCCCGCCCGACTTGGAGCCCGAGGAGGTGTTGTGGGTGTTGTGGGTGTTGTGGGAGAGGACCAGACCCGGCTCCTCGCCGTCATCCATCTCTGCTGCTCGGCACTGCAAGGGGGTAACGTTAGCCGGGCTAGCTAAAGCTAAAACAAGATGGACGCAACAGCTCGGTAATGCTACTGCTAATGCTAGCTGGGGAGGTAGCAGCCGCACTGTCTCCATAGCAACGGCAGAGGGCGCTGCTTTTCTAGGATTTGTAAAATGAAACGTGCATTTAAATATAGTCACTCACCGAGCGCTTTATTAGGAACAACATACTAATACTCGGTGGTTCCACCATTGGCCCTGGAACCAACCAGCATATGGGGGTGAACAGTGACGTCAACGTCAGAATGAATCAGAAAGAATCAGAGTCAGAATGATCTTTGTTGTCATTATGCTCTGGCACAATGGAATTTCTCATGGCTTCTGTCgtagaggaaaataaacaagagcAATTAAAGTAGTAatgatgtcgtctttttatatcgtcttttttaaatctttttttaatacagatatgtgacctgaaattattgttggaatgctgatttaaattgtctgtgatttgtatgtttttgtgaaatcactttgtgaagctgcttctgaaaggtggtatataaattattattattattattattaaagtgaaaaaaaataaagccaagTGACCCGTGTGCaagtataaagtaaaaaaaaataaaattagaaaataatgtatttacGGAGGTAGAATGTTGtggataataataaatagacaCTGAATCTCGTGTCATTTGAgggtgaggctgtgtgtgtgcgtgtgtgtgtttgtgcgtgtgtgtgcgtgcgtgcgcgcacgtgtgtgtctgtgctctggtctgtggttggggagggaggggataAGATGGAGGCCACAGCACCTGCAAAGAAGCTGTTTCGTCAATCTGTTGGTGCGGGATCTTGTAGACGTCCTGAACGTTTGCCGTACGCCAGCGGTTTGATAGATGGTGTCCAGGTTTGGGGGGCTCCATTCCAACAATGCGCTGGGCCGCCTTTACCCACGAGGTGAAGGCCTTTTCTCTCGGTGACCGTGCAGCTGGCGTACCACACAGTCGCAGTTAGGATGCTCTCAGTGGTGCTCCTGTAGAAGTTCAGCAGCAGTCTCTGTGGGAGCTGGGCCTGCTTCAGCTTTCGGAGAAAGAACAGTCTTTTTTGTTGGGTCTTTTTAATCAGGTGGGAGGGTGTTGGCAGTCTGTCAGCTGTTTTGACACACTGAGTCCAAGGAATTTCAGGTTTTCAATCTTTTCTACTGCTTCGCCATGTatgtggagggggaggtggaaaGGGTGCAGGATGCAGCATGTGTTTTATTAGATGCAGAAAGACAAGATATTCCTTAAATCATCCCACGACGAGAGACATAAATCCATGAATCCATATCTGAGTTGCTGTACTGTTCTGTGCTGTACAGCCATTCTCGtctgacctctctcatcaacaagatgtttctctctgcagatcTGCTCctcaatttcatgttttttgcattgttgTCTGAATAAAGCTCCAGAGACCGTTCATTTCAGAAATAACCAAACCATAgactatttatttaaaaaatcaacataTCCTGAGGAGTTTCTGGTCTCACCCACTTGTTTCgaatcttcttcaatacagcatgatgttcactttgtaGAGTGTGGTCTGACTTAGAatcaaatagacgataaattACACTTTGCATtgtagcgtggatacagcacGGTTGACAGCTAGTACGTCCAGTGGTGGCAGGTGAACAGTAGGTGGACCCGCGCCTACgtctggttaaaaaaacaaaaaaacaagatggcgctggtcaaaatgctcaactcaaggcttcaaaatggcagttctcaaccagtgggtgacgtcacggtgggttgccacttgaccAAAACCGAACTGACTCGCACCAACAATCATGACACGTAAAGTCACTGAGACCACGTTTGCCCCCATTCCTGATGCTTGATGTGAACATTATCTTCATCTGTATGATCCTGTGTATTGCACTGCGGCCAGACGATTGGCGGATGTGTGTGCTGATTCTTTTGTACCCTACATATAGAAACTAAATTCAAAAGATGCTTATACCAAACAGATTCAGCAAACATAAAGTCGGAAAacacaaaagggggaaaaaattgaggAATTCAAAAAAGGTTCCTTTATCTTCTCCTCTTAAAACCAGCAGAaggtttttattgaaatatgtaACGATTTGTGAATTTTCACCTTAGCCTGATGTCAGTATCTCTAATCTTTCTGCGCCATAAAATTGATTTATTGCGCAATACATTTCCTCGCCTCTGAATATGAGTTTCTTGTAACTATGTCCAGCTGGCTGTTGGGATTTGATTAATTACTGAGGTGATGGGTGACCATAACTAATatgttataaatatatttatgtctCTCCCCTACATAATCACTGATGTTCAGTgaaatgcttttgaaaatgaaacaaattagTTAAGACAAACAGGTATTTCCCCAAGaccattttaatttgtttgggTATTCTTGGTGTGTCTATTCATCTGTTtgacagagttaaaaaaaaaaaagtccaagaGCAGAGAAATGAAGCAGTGTCCTAGCAACCATTGTACCAAGTTTAGTGCcagacatttttgtaaataaaccTGCAGATAAACTCCTAAGGATGCAGatgtttttccactgttttgCTCTCAGTCATGCTATCTGTCTTTATGATGAAACTACAGAAAAATATAGCGTTGTGGCTGCATGATATcgagtttctgtttttgctaAATGAAATTTTCTAGTTAAACCAACCAAGCATTAATTCCTTCATGCATGTGATTGCAAATTATAAACATAGCAACTCTTACATGCATCATTGGTTgcatatctgaaaaaaaaagaaaagaaatgattacATTGtagttacttaaaaaaaataatactgcGAGCTAAATTAGaaataagaaaagtaaaaaagtgaAATTGTGGTTCATGAAGTTTATTGaaacaattttaattttcttcctcTTAAAGACTTCCTCCAAAAAAATAGTTAACTAGTCGTCATGCAAGTTTGCAAGAATTTGTGGTAGAATTTTTTCAGTATGATTTTTCCTGTCCTTGTGCAAATGCTTTATTCCTACAGACAAGGGCTGGATCACCAGCTGGGCAAAGCAGGCAACTGTCCTGAGACTCCAGGggccaacatttaaaaaatgtgtttggccACGGTATCAACTGAAGCACGGCTGCTGCTTTAGTACCAAATCTTGAGGCCCTGTCTTGAAGAGGGTCCCTAACTCGGAATCTATTTTTAAGACGGTCATTGTTCACTTTTATGCTAGTCCATTctgaaatgaatgtatttatttcagcCATCAGACACTACACATGGGAGAGCAGGAGGTTGTAGCGATGAAAATTGTACACATTTCATTGGGAATGGGCGGAACATGGGTTTCAGAGGGGCcttgctgctgtgctgcatgTCCTCCACAGCTGGTAAATCTAACCCTGTCTACAGGTAAACTCCAACTGATGAACATCTCCTTTGCACAAGTCCAcccatgttctcctcctctctctgcggCTGCAGCTCATTCAAGCCCATGACCAATACATGTGGTTGCTCCATTGTCTACAGCTGCATGGTCTAACcgtaattaataaaataaagtgtagATCCTAAATCAGGGGTGGGGAAGGAACTTCCAGGCTCCAGGCTGTAAACAAGACCATTTTAATGCTGCCTGCAAGACAATCCGTCaatacaagaaaagaaaaaaaatgtcattacagcaacaaaaaaaaaaaatatgaatcaagaTAACGTTTGACATAACATAAAATAGCAGACTAACATGTCCTTCAGGGTGGTCCCTGCAAGGCTGTTTGCCTGTGAACAAAATCATCGCTGAACGGCATCACAGCGAcagtcaagaaaagaaaaattgatgTGGAATATCGCACTTTTCAAGAGAAATAGAGAAATTTAtatttgaacaacaacaacagaaaaac
Coding sequences within it:
- the grk7b gene encoding rhodopsin kinase grk7-b codes for the protein MLHSTSSMDDLVGLNNLVANTAYLKAQHIDRSELRQQRLSLTLPRPKSSALRAAADNQYESLCEQQPIGRKLFQQFLQSSNPQYVVAAEFLEELSDWTFAEDQTKEKAKWTILTKFCQPESRRFLSYLTGENAKICKALSNKNFDGVMLDQIKVATREFLKGKPFSEYLNSPFYYKFLQWKEYEKQKISDQNFYEFRSLGKGGFGEVCAVQVKLTGQMYACKKLDKKRLKKKSGEKLALLEKQLLEKVNSHFIVNLAYAYASRTHLCLVMNLMNGGDLRFHIYEVGERGIRMERVIYYVAQITTGILQLHSMDIVYRDMKPENVLLDGRGQCRLSDLGLAVELPKGKMICQKAGTTGYMAPEILKQESYRMSVDWWSLGCSIYEMVAARLPFKDFREKVQNEEVTRRTLEDECKFEHKRFDPATKDIISLFLKRKVEHRLGCRGSDPRNHVFFKSINFHRLEAGLVDPPWVPKSNVVYTKDMDKFAETSEVQGIELNDNDEKFYMEFGTGAVAIQWQKEMIDSGVFDELNDLGLNGYDCVTVWKSRTCVIL
- the rnf7 gene encoding RING-box protein 2; translated protein: METVRLLPPQLALAVALPSCCVHLVLALASPANVTPLQCRAAEMDDGEEPGLVLSHNTHNTHNTSSGSKSGGDKMFSLKKWNAVAMWSWDVECDTCAICRVQVMDACLRCQAENKQEDCVVVWGECNHSFHNCCMSLWVKQNNRCPLCQQDWVVQRIGK